The Henckelia pumila isolate YLH828 chromosome 2, ASM3356847v2, whole genome shotgun sequence genome includes a window with the following:
- the LOC140883354 gene encoding protein trichome birefringence-like 25, whose product MKQLSYNVYRSPFSSVVVKLGVCFLLLGLAYRLFSSSFLLFSPSVVDDVELPLNADDHFSPHVAEPPEITDDLLLDLDHYYPSRNESCNLFIGDWVPDPSGPIYSNTTCYTIESPQNCINNGRPDSDYLYWRWNPRDCSLPKFDPKKFLHIMRHKSLAFIGDSIMRNHVQSLLCVLSQTEQSVEVYHDSTFKNRRWLFPSHHFTVSVVWSPFLAKATTFEDDNGVSSGLIQLHLDELDAVWTQQYHNFDYIIIAGGKWYLKSALYYENKTIVGCHNCHDQNITQLGFKYAYRKVLNSTLKFITSSSHKPYVFFRTITPDHFENGEWSSGGYCNRTRPFKEGDIEISDIDEILRNIELEEFKSAETIGSENGTILKLFDTMFLSLLRPDGHPGVYRQFHPYAGKDKNALIQNDCLHWCLPGPIDSWNDLMMEMLLRRSS is encoded by the exons ATGAAACAATTGAGCTACAATGTTTACAGGAGCCCATTCTCGTCGGTTGTCGTGAAATTGGGAGTGTGCTTTCTGTTACTGGGCCTTGCTTATCGCCTCTTTTCTTCCAGTTTTCTACTGTTTTCACCTTCTGTGGTCGATGATGTTGAGCTCCCATTGAATGCGGACGATCATTTTTCACCACATGTGGCGGAGCCACCAGAAATCACCGACGATCTGTTGCTGGATCTTGATCATTATTATCCTTCTCGAAATG AGAGCtgcaatttatttattggagaTTGGGTTCCAGATCCCAGTGGTCCAATCTACTCCAACACCACCTGCTACACCATTGAGTCTCCCCAAAATTGTATCAACAACGGAAGGCCGGATTCGGATTACTTATACTGGCGTTGGAACCCGAGGGACTGTAGTTTGCCCAAGTTTGATCCTAAGAAATTTCTCCATATAATGAGGCACAAGTCACTAGCCTTTATTGGTGACTCGATTATGCGCAATCATGTTCAATCATTGCTGTGCGTTCTCTCGCAG ACCGAACAATCGGTTGAAGTGTACCACGATTCAACATTCAAAAACAGAAGATGGCTGTTTCCCTCGCATCACTTCACTGTCTCAGTGGTGTGGTCTCCCTTTCTGGCAAAAGCCACGACGTTTGAAGACGACAATGGAGTTTCGTCTGGTTTAATCCAGCTTCATCTCGATGAGCTGGACGCGGTGTGGACACAGCAGTACCACAATTTCGATTACATTATAATAGCCGGAGGCAAATGGTATCTCAAATCTGCACTCTACTATGAGAACAAAACCATAGTAGGCTGCCACAATTGTCACGATCAGAACATAACACAGCTGGGATTCAAGTACGCTTACCGTAAGGTACTGAACTCCACTTTAAAATTCATCACAAGTTCGAGTCACAAGCCTTATGTTTTCTTTAGAACCATAACCCCCGATCACTTTGAGAATGGAGAATGGAGCTCTGGTGGCTACTGTAACAGGACTAGGCCATTCAAAGAAGGTGATATCGAGATAAGCGACATAGATGAGATACTGAGAAATATCGAACTTGAAGAGTTCAAGAGTGCAGAGACTATAGGATCTGAGAATGGGACGATTTTGAAACTATTTGACACGATGTTTCTATCGCTCTTGAGGCCGGACGGGCATCCCGGAGTCTACAGACAGTTCCATCCATACGCAGGGAAAGATAAAAACGCCTTGATTCAGAATGACTGCTTGCACTGGTGCTTACCAGGGCCTATAGACTCATGGAATGACTTGATGATGGAAATGCTTCTTCGGCGATCGAGTTGA